From the Vibrio metoecus genome, one window contains:
- the yjgA gene encoding ribosome biogenesis factor YjgA, translated as MARKNQKAPWEEEEEIIWVSRTELKNDMLALQKLGEELVELKPSALAKFPLPEDLAEAIKDAQRFKNEARRRQLQYIGKLMRHIDPEPLQTALDKLRNKHSQTTALLHKLEQLRDRIVAEGDSAIEVAMEQYPEADRQRLRLLARQATKEKASNKPPKSSREIFQLLKEAMLAKQEIEEESEDDLDSEE; from the coding sequence ATGGCACGTAAAAACCAAAAAGCCCCTTGGGAAGAGGAAGAAGAGATCATTTGGGTCAGCAGAACCGAATTGAAAAATGATATGCTAGCCCTGCAAAAGCTTGGCGAAGAGCTGGTTGAGCTAAAGCCTTCCGCACTAGCCAAATTTCCGCTGCCAGAAGATCTGGCCGAAGCCATTAAAGATGCACAGCGTTTTAAAAACGAAGCACGTCGCCGCCAGTTGCAATACATTGGCAAACTGATGCGCCATATCGACCCGGAACCGCTACAAACAGCGTTGGATAAACTGCGCAACAAACATTCGCAAACTACCGCGCTGCTGCACAAACTGGAGCAACTGCGTGATCGCATCGTTGCCGAGGGCGATAGCGCGATTGAAGTGGCGATGGAGCAATATCCAGAAGCAGATCGTCAACGTCTGCGTCTGCTAGCGCGTCAAGCCACCAAAGAGAAAGCGAGCAACAAGCCGCCAAAATCATCTCGCGAGATCTTCCAACTGCTGAAAGAAGCGATGTTGGCAAAACAAGAGATCGAAGAAGAAAGTGAAGACGATCTGGATTCAGAAGAATAA
- the thiQ gene encoding thiamine ABC transporter ATP-binding protein: MLALDKVRYEYEHEWFEFDLNVADGDIVALMGPSGAGKSTLLSLVAGFIEPVSGSIKVNQQSVLGLAPYQRPFSMLFQEHNLFAHLTVRENIGLGLHPGLKLNAEQKQQVVQAAEQVGICDYLDRLPEQLSGGQRQRVALARCFVQPNPIWLLDEPFSALDPLLREEMLALVKQLASERQRTVVMVTHHLSDARAIASQIAFLSQGKVKVVSDCQAVTVQHPHPELAQFVAAALSEPK; this comes from the coding sequence ATGTTAGCTCTAGATAAAGTGCGTTACGAATATGAGCACGAATGGTTTGAGTTTGATCTGAACGTGGCTGATGGCGACATTGTGGCGCTGATGGGACCCAGTGGCGCGGGTAAATCTACCTTGCTCAGTCTGGTGGCGGGATTTATTGAACCGGTGAGCGGCAGCATCAAGGTCAATCAGCAGTCGGTACTCGGTTTAGCGCCTTATCAACGCCCCTTTTCGATGCTCTTTCAGGAGCACAACCTGTTTGCCCATCTTACCGTACGCGAAAACATCGGCTTAGGTTTACATCCTGGGCTCAAATTGAACGCTGAGCAGAAACAACAAGTCGTGCAAGCGGCAGAGCAGGTCGGGATCTGCGATTATCTCGACAGGTTGCCTGAGCAACTTTCCGGCGGGCAACGCCAGCGTGTGGCACTCGCGCGCTGTTTTGTGCAGCCGAATCCGATTTGGTTGCTTGATGAGCCTTTTTCGGCACTCGATCCTTTATTGCGAGAAGAGATGCTTGCTCTGGTGAAACAATTAGCCAGTGAGCGACAGCGCACTGTAGTGATGGTGACCCACCATCTTAGTGATGCGCGTGCCATCGCCAGCCAAATCGCATTTTTGAGCCAAGGTAAAGTGAAGGTGGTGAGTGATTGTCAGGCGGTGACGGTGCAGCATCCTCATCCTGAACTGGCTCAGTTTGTGGCGGCGGCACTGAGTGAGCCGAAATAA
- a CDS encoding HPr family phosphocarrier protein — MPQLSQTVLIQNRLGLHARAAVKLVQLAQSFDAVLTVQSQDGREATADSVMGLLMLESAQGQNVVISAEGSQAEQALQAVCQLIEQKFDEDE, encoded by the coding sequence ATGCCACAATTGAGCCAAACCGTTCTCATCCAAAACCGCCTTGGTCTGCATGCTCGCGCAGCCGTCAAATTGGTACAATTGGCTCAGTCGTTTGATGCCGTTCTAACCGTGCAGAGCCAAGATGGCCGAGAAGCGACGGCCGACAGTGTGATGGGGTTACTGATGCTGGAATCAGCACAAGGGCAAAACGTGGTGATCTCTGCCGAAGGTTCGCAAGCTGAGCAAGCACTACAGGCCGTTTGTCAGCTTATCGAACAAAAATTTGATGAAGATGAGTAA
- the mgtE gene encoding magnesium transporter: MAEQIEFDQAHLTLQEITEALDNGRFVHVRRQLQDMEPEDIAHLLEASPRKAREVLWQLTDPEDYGEILDELNEDVKDALVSKMAPEKLAEATEGMDIDDVAYVLRSLPDDVSREVLSQMDAADRMRVETALSYPEDTAGGLMNTDVITIRADVDVDVVLRYLRMKGELPEATDALYVIDDESKLIGHLSLVTLLTTQPDVPVSEVMDDADEAIKVDMKDSDIANLFERRNWVSAPVVDENQHLVGRITIDDVVDIIREDAEHSMMSMAGMDDDEDTFAPVVKSARKRSIWLGANVLAALAAASVSNMFEATLEQMAAVAVLMTIVPSMGGVAGNQTVALVIRGLALGHIGDSNKRELLMKEAAIGLLNGITWALIIGAIVVVWKGEWMLGGIISAAMMTNLIVAGIAGVSIPILLKKMNIDPALAGGMALTTVTDVIGLSVFLGLATLLLAS, translated from the coding sequence ATGGCCGAGCAAATCGAATTTGACCAAGCTCACCTCACCCTCCAAGAAATCACTGAAGCCTTAGATAATGGCCGCTTTGTTCATGTCCGTCGCCAACTGCAGGACATGGAGCCAGAAGATATTGCTCATCTGCTGGAAGCCTCACCCCGTAAAGCGCGTGAGGTGTTGTGGCAACTGACTGACCCGGAAGATTACGGTGAAATCCTTGACGAGCTGAATGAAGACGTTAAGGACGCGCTGGTGTCGAAAATGGCACCGGAGAAGCTCGCCGAAGCGACCGAAGGTATGGACATCGATGATGTCGCCTACGTATTGCGTAGCTTGCCGGATGATGTGTCACGCGAAGTTCTGTCCCAAATGGACGCCGCGGATCGCATGCGGGTCGAAACCGCGCTTTCCTATCCGGAAGATACCGCCGGCGGTCTGATGAACACCGACGTGATCACCATCCGTGCCGATGTGGACGTCGATGTGGTACTGCGTTATCTGCGTATGAAGGGCGAACTGCCCGAAGCCACCGATGCGCTGTATGTGATTGATGATGAAAGCAAACTGATTGGTCATCTTTCCCTCGTCACTTTGCTCACCACCCAACCGGATGTACCGGTCAGTGAAGTGATGGACGATGCAGACGAAGCGATCAAAGTCGATATGAAAGACTCCGACATCGCCAATCTGTTCGAACGGCGTAACTGGGTTTCTGCCCCAGTGGTGGATGAAAACCAACACCTGGTTGGCCGTATTACCATCGATGACGTGGTCGATATTATCCGTGAAGACGCCGAACACTCGATGATGAGTATGGCGGGTATGGATGATGATGAAGATACCTTCGCCCCTGTCGTCAAATCGGCGCGCAAACGCAGTATTTGGCTCGGTGCCAACGTGCTAGCCGCTCTTGCTGCGGCTTCGGTTTCGAACATGTTTGAAGCCACTCTCGAACAAATGGCGGCGGTTGCTGTGCTGATGACCATAGTTCCATCCATGGGCGGCGTAGCCGGTAACCAAACCGTGGCTCTGGTGATTCGGGGGCTGGCACTCGGTCACATCGGTGACAGTAACAAGCGCGAATTGCTGATGAAAGAAGCGGCAATCGGCCTACTGAATGGCATTACCTGGGCATTGATCATCGGAGCCATCGTCGTAGTGTGGAAAGGAGAATGGATGCTTGGCGGGATCATTTCCGCGGCGATGATGACCAACCTTATCGTGGCTGGCATTGCTGGAGTAAGCATTCCTATTTTGCTGAAAAAAATGAATATCGACCCAGCTCTCGCTGGCGGGATGGCGCTCACCACCGTCACCGATGTGATTGGTTTATCCGTCTTTCTCGGTCTAGCCACTTTGCTGCTCGCCAGTTAG
- a CDS encoding flavin prenyltransferase UbiX — MNNNRTITLAWTGASGAPYGLRLLQCLLAADYQVYLLISSAARVVLATEHGLKLPANPEAAQAALVEHLGCASDKLVVCGKEDWFSPVASGSAAPKQMVVCPCSAGSVAAIAHGMSDNLIERAADVVLKERGQLLLVVRETPFSTLHLENMLKLSHMGVTIMPAAPGFYHQPQSIDDLVDFMVARILDHLGIEQTLVPRWGYDQRARGE; from the coding sequence ATGAACAACAATCGAACCATTACACTGGCTTGGACTGGCGCTTCCGGAGCGCCTTACGGGCTGCGCTTATTGCAATGCTTGTTAGCGGCAGACTATCAGGTGTACCTACTGATCTCTTCGGCGGCGCGAGTGGTACTGGCGACTGAGCACGGCTTGAAACTGCCCGCCAACCCTGAAGCGGCACAAGCGGCTTTGGTGGAGCATCTGGGCTGCGCCAGTGATAAGTTGGTGGTGTGTGGAAAAGAAGATTGGTTTTCGCCAGTGGCTTCCGGTTCGGCTGCCCCCAAGCAGATGGTGGTATGTCCATGCTCGGCAGGCAGTGTAGCCGCGATTGCTCATGGCATGTCAGATAATCTGATTGAACGCGCCGCTGATGTGGTGCTGAAAGAGCGTGGACAACTGCTGCTGGTGGTGCGTGAAACGCCATTCTCCACTTTGCACTTAGAAAATATGCTTAAGCTCTCGCACATGGGCGTGACTATCATGCCTGCTGCGCCGGGTTTTTATCATCAGCCACAATCGATTGACGATCTGGTCGATTTTATGGTGGCGCGCATTCTCGATCATCTTGGGATCGAACAAACGCTTGTGCCGCGTTGGGGTTATGATCAACGCGCGCGCGGCGAGTAA
- the ptsN gene encoding PTS IIA-like nitrogen regulatory protein PtsN gives MQLSEVLSLDCTKSAVQCSSKKRALEIISEIAALHTGQNATELFECMLSREKMGSTGIGNGIAIPHARMSDSENAVAVLLQCEEPIEFDSIDNRPVDLLFALLVPEDQCKEHLKTLACMAERLNDKQILKQLRNAESDQELFNIMVNQ, from the coding sequence ATGCAATTGAGCGAAGTACTTTCATTGGACTGCACCAAAAGTGCAGTCCAATGTTCTAGTAAGAAACGAGCACTAGAAATCATCAGCGAAATCGCTGCCCTTCATACTGGCCAGAATGCCACCGAATTGTTCGAGTGCATGTTAAGCCGCGAAAAAATGGGCAGTACCGGTATTGGTAACGGGATAGCCATCCCACACGCACGCATGTCCGACAGCGAAAACGCCGTCGCCGTGCTATTGCAGTGTGAAGAGCCGATTGAATTTGATTCGATTGATAATCGTCCGGTCGATCTCCTGTTTGCTCTCTTGGTTCCTGAAGATCAGTGCAAAGAGCATTTGAAAACCCTCGCTTGTATGGCAGAACGCCTCAACGATAAGCAGATCCTCAAGCAGCTTCGCAATGCAGAAAGCGATCAAGAGCTGTTTAACATCATGGTAAACCAATAG
- the pmbA gene encoding metalloprotease PmbA, whose translation MDVKERVALQRQELETAVAKALEMAAASSDAAEVAITKSTGLSVSTRMCEVENVEFNSDGALGITVYRGQRKGSASTSDLSEKAIQQTVLAALDIAQYTSEDPYAGPAPKELMVQDIPDLDLFHPDEPNPDVAAQIAIAAERAALGYSKKIKQSDGGSYDSHFGIRVYGNSHGLLASYASSRHSISCSVIGEGRNGEMERDYSYTVARHRDDLWTPESVGLQAAENTVSRLDPQKLKTGQFPVMFAADVATGLIGHLVMAISGGNLYRKSSFLLDHLGKTILPTWFNISERPHVMRGLASSPFDSEGVRTQDLEIITDGVLATYLLTSYAARKMNMTPTGHAGGIHNWYVKSTGQNYQQMLKELGTGLLVTEVMGQGVNVVTGDYSRGAAGFWVENGEIKYPVSEITIAGNLKQMLQQIVAVGSDVETRSQIQTGSILIESMKVAGE comes from the coding sequence ATGGATGTAAAAGAGCGAGTTGCGCTGCAGCGTCAAGAACTGGAAACTGCGGTTGCCAAAGCATTAGAGATGGCAGCGGCGAGTTCTGATGCGGCTGAAGTGGCCATCACCAAGAGCACGGGATTAAGTGTTTCGACCCGCATGTGTGAAGTAGAGAATGTTGAATTCAACAGCGATGGTGCACTTGGGATTACCGTCTATCGTGGCCAACGTAAAGGCAGCGCTTCAACGTCGGACTTAAGTGAAAAAGCGATCCAACAAACTGTGTTGGCGGCGCTGGATATTGCCCAGTACACCTCTGAAGATCCTTATGCTGGCCCTGCGCCGAAAGAATTGATGGTGCAGGATATTCCTGATCTTGACCTCTTCCATCCTGATGAGCCGAATCCTGATGTGGCGGCGCAAATTGCCATTGCGGCAGAACGTGCGGCCTTAGGCTACAGCAAGAAAATTAAACAAAGCGATGGCGGTAGTTATGATAGCCATTTCGGCATTCGTGTTTACGGCAACAGCCATGGTTTATTGGCTAGCTATGCCTCCAGTCGCCACAGCATTAGCTGTAGTGTGATTGGTGAAGGCCGCAACGGTGAAATGGAGCGTGATTACAGCTACACCGTGGCGCGTCACCGTGACGATTTATGGACGCCAGAAAGCGTGGGTTTGCAAGCGGCGGAAAATACGGTGAGCCGTCTGGATCCGCAAAAACTGAAAACGGGTCAGTTTCCGGTGATGTTTGCGGCAGATGTGGCGACTGGCTTAATCGGTCATCTGGTGATGGCGATCAGCGGTGGCAATTTATATCGTAAATCGAGTTTCTTACTCGATCATCTTGGCAAAACCATTCTGCCGACGTGGTTCAATATCAGTGAGCGTCCGCATGTGATGCGTGGTTTGGCTTCCAGCCCATTTGATAGTGAAGGGGTTCGTACCCAAGATCTGGAAATCATCACTGATGGTGTGTTGGCAACTTACTTACTGACCAGCTACGCCGCGCGCAAAATGAACATGACACCAACTGGTCATGCGGGTGGCATTCATAACTGGTATGTGAAATCGACGGGTCAAAACTACCAACAGATGCTCAAAGAGCTGGGTACCGGCTTGCTGGTGACCGAAGTGATGGGACAAGGTGTGAATGTGGTGACGGGTGATTACTCACGTGGCGCTGCCGGTTTCTGGGTGGAAAACGGTGAAATCAAATACCCCGTTTCTGAAATCACCATTGCGGGTAACCTCAAGCAGATGTTGCAGCAGATTGTCGCGGTGGGTAGCGATGTTGAAACGCGCTCACAGATCCAAACTGGTTCTATTTTGATTGAATCAATGAAAGTGGCGGGCGAGTAA
- the rapZ gene encoding RNase adapter RapZ: MRLIVVSGQSGAGKSVALRVLEDLGYYCVDNLPVSLLPAFIQSVQGSQQNVAVSIDIRNLPKEPGLVQDVLEQLKQNNDVSMLFLDASKETLLKRYSETRRIHPLSLSQSKPSLAQAIELEKQLLRPLKEQADLLLDSSNQSLHDLSETVRMRIEGRERKDLVMVFQSFGFKYGLPSDADYVFDVRFLPNPHWEPDLRPLTGLDAPIKSFLEGHSEVMELKQQIQKFFEYWLPMLEKNNRSYLTIAIGCTGGKHRSVYLTQQIGEYFAQLGHQVQIRHTSLEKQQS; encoded by the coding sequence ATGCGTTTGATCGTGGTCAGCGGACAATCAGGAGCCGGTAAGAGCGTCGCTCTTCGGGTACTGGAAGACCTAGGTTACTATTGCGTTGATAACCTACCCGTCAGTCTGCTGCCCGCTTTTATTCAATCGGTACAGGGCAGCCAGCAGAACGTGGCCGTCAGCATCGATATACGTAACTTGCCCAAAGAGCCGGGCTTGGTACAGGATGTGCTCGAACAGCTCAAGCAAAACAATGATGTCAGCATGCTGTTTCTTGATGCCAGCAAAGAAACCCTGCTCAAACGCTACAGTGAAACACGGCGTATTCATCCTCTTTCTCTGAGTCAAAGCAAGCCTTCGCTTGCACAAGCGATAGAGTTAGAAAAGCAACTACTGCGCCCACTCAAAGAACAAGCCGATCTACTCCTTGATAGCAGTAATCAGTCGCTACATGACCTGAGCGAAACGGTGCGTATGCGCATTGAAGGCCGTGAGCGCAAGGACCTCGTCATGGTGTTTCAATCGTTTGGCTTTAAGTACGGTTTACCGAGCGATGCCGACTACGTGTTCGATGTGCGCTTTTTGCCAAACCCGCACTGGGAGCCAGATCTACGCCCACTGACGGGACTGGATGCACCGATCAAATCCTTCTTGGAAGGCCATAGCGAAGTGATGGAGCTGAAACAGCAGATCCAAAAATTCTTTGAATACTGGCTGCCTATGCTTGAGAAAAACAATCGCAGCTACCTGACCATTGCCATTGGTTGCACCGGTGGTAAACATCGCTCGGTCTATCTCACTCAACAGATCGGCGAATACTTTGCCCAACTTGGTCATCAGGTACAAATCCGCCATACTTCATTGGAAAAGCAGCAATCCTAG
- the thiB gene encoding thiamine ABC transporter substrate binding subunit gives MKFPLTAVALATLCVASAASAAPTLTVYTYDSFAADWGPAPAIEKAFEAQCGCDLQFVALEDGVSILNRLRLEGSNSKADVVLGLDNNLIEEAKQTGLLATHSVDTNKVTLPNGWSDNTFVPYDYGYFAFVYNKEKLANPPASLKELVEKRDDLKVIYQDPRTSTPGQGLLLWMKSVYGDQAPQAWKQLASKTVTVTKGWSEAYSMFLGGEADLVLSYTTSPAYHLIAENDARFATANFSEGHYLQVEVAAKVKSTKNGELADKFLQFILSNEFQSVIPTGNWMYPVTAVELPKGFDTLAVPTQSLSFSAQEVAQMRKPWIREWQQALSF, from the coding sequence TTGAAATTTCCACTGACTGCGGTTGCGTTAGCAACCCTATGTGTTGCCTCTGCAGCGTCTGCTGCACCAACCCTCACCGTTTACACTTACGACTCTTTTGCCGCCGACTGGGGGCCAGCACCTGCGATTGAAAAAGCGTTTGAAGCACAATGTGGCTGCGATCTGCAATTTGTCGCGTTAGAAGATGGCGTGTCGATTCTCAATCGTCTGCGTCTAGAAGGCAGCAACAGCAAAGCCGATGTGGTGCTAGGGCTCGATAACAACCTTATCGAAGAAGCCAAACAAACCGGATTACTGGCGACTCACAGTGTGGATACCAACAAGGTGACTCTGCCCAATGGTTGGAGTGACAACACGTTTGTGCCTTACGACTATGGTTATTTTGCTTTTGTGTACAACAAAGAGAAGCTGGCTAACCCGCCGGCCAGCTTGAAAGAGTTGGTGGAAAAGCGTGATGATCTGAAAGTGATCTACCAAGACCCGCGCACTTCAACGCCGGGACAAGGTTTACTGCTGTGGATGAAGTCTGTCTATGGCGATCAAGCGCCACAGGCGTGGAAGCAGTTGGCGAGCAAAACGGTTACCGTGACCAAAGGTTGGTCAGAAGCTTACTCCATGTTCCTTGGTGGAGAGGCGGATCTGGTGCTCTCTTACACGACATCGCCGGCCTATCACTTGATTGCGGAAAATGATGCACGTTTTGCCACTGCGAACTTTAGCGAAGGGCATTACCTGCAAGTGGAAGTGGCCGCCAAAGTCAAAAGCACTAAAAATGGCGAGCTGGCGGACAAGTTCCTGCAATTTATCCTGAGTAATGAGTTCCAAAGCGTGATCCCAACGGGTAACTGGATGTATCCCGTGACGGCGGTTGAACTGCCCAAAGGGTTTGATACTTTGGCGGTACCGACACAATCTCTTTCTTTCAGCGCACAGGAAGTGGCGCAAATGCGTAAGCCATGGATTCGTGAGTGGCAGCAAGCGCTGAGCTTTTAA
- the thiP gene encoding thiamine/thiamine pyrophosphate ABC transporter permease ThiP: MNRTPQLGFWVAAGVATFVLAALAALLWQAPPLNLNLIWQDAYYRHVTQFSFYQAFWSTVLSVGLAIPVAHALSQRRFPGRGLLLKLFAMTLVLPVLVAIFGLIAIYGNSGWLAKILQSFGLSLPFSIYGLNGILLAHVLFNLPYASRLLLQSLEAIPSEQHKLCAHLGMSRWQKFKWVEWPRLRQQLPHVAGLVFMLCFTSFATVMALGGGPKATTIELAIYQAIKFDFDLQIGALLALWQMLLCTLLTFTLQRFSHSRPMSSAASKVTERWIRDSWRAKVWDASWIIAVCALVLPPLAMVVLAGLNSKLGKVLTSGDFWSAVSHSLQVASLASSLALASGIAMLLTSRALRLKAAHRRANGVEWIATLILVTPGLVVSTGLFLLLRNITDVFSLAYWIVVAVNALMALPYVVKTLSQPMWHLAQQYELLCASLGMSGWRRFRLVEWRALRKPLSHAFAIGFLLSMGDLSAIALFGSQDFRTLPLYLYQLLGSYQMDTAAVVALAMLIMSVGWFYVIERLFAQRPLTKR; the protein is encoded by the coding sequence TTGAATCGAACTCCTCAATTAGGCTTTTGGGTCGCGGCAGGTGTCGCGACCTTTGTCCTCGCTGCATTAGCGGCGCTGCTCTGGCAAGCGCCACCGCTCAATCTGAATCTGATCTGGCAAGATGCTTATTATCGGCATGTTACCCAGTTCAGCTTTTACCAAGCTTTCTGGTCAACCGTGCTCAGCGTTGGGCTTGCCATTCCGGTTGCTCATGCCCTCAGTCAGCGCCGTTTCCCCGGTCGTGGTTTACTACTGAAACTGTTCGCGATGACGCTGGTTTTGCCTGTGTTGGTGGCGATTTTTGGCTTGATTGCGATTTACGGTAACAGCGGTTGGTTGGCCAAAATACTCCAAAGTTTTGGGCTTTCTCTGCCGTTTTCGATTTATGGTTTAAACGGTATTTTGCTCGCCCATGTGCTGTTTAACTTGCCTTATGCCAGCCGCTTGTTGCTGCAAAGTCTAGAAGCGATCCCCAGTGAGCAGCACAAGCTGTGCGCCCATCTCGGTATGAGCCGTTGGCAGAAGTTTAAGTGGGTCGAGTGGCCGCGTCTGCGTCAGCAACTGCCGCACGTTGCGGGCTTGGTGTTTATGCTCTGCTTTACTAGCTTTGCAACCGTGATGGCGCTCGGTGGTGGGCCTAAAGCAACCACCATTGAGCTCGCGATCTACCAAGCGATCAAATTCGATTTCGATCTGCAAATTGGCGCGTTATTGGCGCTTTGGCAGATGTTGCTGTGTACCTTACTGACTTTTACCTTGCAGCGCTTTTCGCATTCCCGCCCCATGAGCAGTGCTGCGAGCAAGGTGACTGAGCGTTGGATACGTGATTCATGGCGCGCCAAAGTTTGGGATGCCAGTTGGATTATTGCGGTTTGCGCCTTAGTACTTCCACCATTAGCGATGGTTGTGCTGGCAGGGCTCAATTCAAAGCTAGGCAAGGTACTGACGAGCGGCGATTTTTGGTCGGCAGTCAGCCACTCTTTGCAAGTGGCGAGCTTAGCCAGTAGCTTGGCTCTGGCCAGTGGAATCGCGATGTTACTCACCAGCCGAGCCTTGCGGTTGAAAGCGGCTCATCGCCGCGCCAATGGCGTGGAGTGGATCGCGACGTTAATTCTGGTCACGCCGGGATTAGTGGTGAGTACCGGACTCTTTTTGTTGCTGCGTAATATCACCGATGTGTTTAGTTTAGCTTACTGGATTGTGGTCGCAGTCAACGCGCTAATGGCGCTGCCTTACGTCGTAAAAACCTTGAGCCAACCTATGTGGCACTTGGCTCAGCAATATGAATTGCTGTGCGCCAGTTTAGGCATGTCTGGTTGGCGTCGATTTCGTTTAGTGGAGTGGCGCGCGCTGCGTAAGCCTCTCTCCCATGCGTTTGCGATCGGTTTTCTGCTCTCGATGGGGGATTTAAGCGCAATTGCCCTGTTTGGTAGCCAAGATTTTCGCACTCTGCCGCTCTATCTTTATCAACTGCTCGGCAGCTATCAGATGGATACCGCGGCGGTAGTCGCGTTGGCCATGCTGATCATGAGTGTAGGTTGGTTTTATGTGATTGAGCGGCTGTTTGCCCAGCGTCCGCTTACCAAACGCTAA
- the mpl gene encoding UDP-N-acetylmuramate:L-alanyl-gamma-D-glutamyl-meso-diaminopimelate ligase encodes MHIHILGICGTFMGGVAVLARQLGHKVTGSDANVYPPMSTMLEAQGIEIIEGFDPAQLEPKPDLVVIGNAMSRGNPCVEYVLNHNLRYTSGPQWLQDFLLHDRWVIAVSGTHGKTTTSSMVAWVLEHCGYQPGFLVGGVLGNFGISARLGESMFFVVEADEYDSAFFDKRSKFVHYHPRTLVMNNLEFDHADIFDNLEAIKRQFHHLVRTVPGNGRILAPKQDTALADVLQRGCWSETEFSGEQGEWQAEKITADGSQFHVLFKGERVGQVNWSLVGDHNVSNALMAIAAARHVGVAPELACEALGLFVNTKRRLELKGEINGVTVYDDFAHHPTAIELTLGGLRNKVGDKKIIAVLEPRSATMKLGVHKETLAASLHSADSVYLYQPSNIPWSVEEVAKQCQQPAQVSANMDEFVAMIAKEAQAGDQILVMSNGGFEGIHGKLLAALQQK; translated from the coding sequence ATGCACATTCATATCTTGGGAATTTGTGGCACTTTCATGGGCGGCGTTGCGGTGTTAGCGCGTCAACTGGGTCATAAAGTGACGGGCAGCGATGCCAATGTTTACCCGCCAATGAGCACCATGTTAGAGGCGCAAGGCATTGAGATTATTGAAGGTTTTGACCCTGCTCAATTAGAGCCTAAGCCTGATCTGGTGGTGATTGGCAACGCAATGAGTCGTGGTAACCCTTGTGTGGAATATGTGCTTAACCACAACCTGCGCTACACCTCAGGCCCGCAGTGGCTACAAGATTTTCTACTGCATGATCGCTGGGTGATTGCGGTATCGGGAACGCATGGCAAAACCACCACTTCAAGCATGGTGGCGTGGGTTCTGGAGCATTGCGGTTATCAACCGGGTTTCTTAGTCGGTGGCGTGTTGGGTAATTTTGGTATTTCTGCGCGTTTAGGCGAAAGCATGTTTTTTGTGGTCGAAGCTGACGAATACGACAGTGCTTTTTTCGATAAGCGTTCTAAGTTCGTGCATTACCATCCGCGCACTTTAGTGATGAATAACCTAGAGTTCGATCATGCAGACATTTTCGATAACTTAGAGGCGATTAAGCGCCAATTTCATCATTTGGTACGTACTGTGCCGGGCAACGGTCGTATTCTCGCACCGAAGCAAGATACCGCTTTAGCCGATGTTTTACAGCGCGGTTGTTGGAGCGAAACCGAGTTCAGTGGTGAGCAAGGTGAGTGGCAAGCAGAAAAAATTACCGCTGATGGTTCACAGTTCCACGTTTTATTCAAAGGTGAACGTGTAGGCCAAGTGAATTGGAGTTTGGTGGGGGATCACAACGTCAGTAATGCACTGATGGCGATTGCCGCAGCGCGTCATGTTGGTGTTGCGCCGGAGCTGGCTTGTGAAGCGCTGGGGCTGTTTGTCAACACCAAGCGCCGTTTAGAGCTGAAAGGTGAAATCAATGGGGTAACGGTGTACGACGATTTTGCCCATCACCCGACGGCGATTGAACTTACGCTCGGCGGTTTACGTAACAAGGTGGGCGATAAGAAAATCATCGCCGTACTTGAGCCGCGCTCTGCCACCATGAAGCTGGGCGTGCACAAAGAAACCTTGGCGGCTTCATTGCACAGCGCCGATTCGGTTTACCTTTACCAGCCGTCTAACATTCCTTGGTCGGTGGAAGAGGTCGCGAAACAGTGTCAACAGCCTGCGCAAGTGAGCGCCAATATGGATGAATTTGTGGCTATGATTGCCAAAGAAGCCCAAGCCGGTGACCAGATTTTGGTGATGAGCAACGGTGGCTTTGAAGGCATTCATGGCAAGTTGCTCGCGGCACTGCAACAGAAATAA
- the hpf gene encoding ribosome hibernation promoting factor, giving the protein MQINIQGHHIDLTDSMQDYVHSKFDKLERFFDQINHVQVILRVEKLRQIAEATLHVNQAEIHAHADDENMYAAIDSLVDKLVRQLNKHKEKLSSH; this is encoded by the coding sequence ATGCAAATCAACATTCAAGGCCACCACATTGATCTTACCGATTCAATGCAAGACTATGTTCACTCCAAATTTGACAAACTTGAGCGTTTTTTCGACCAAATTAATCACGTTCAAGTCATTTTACGTGTTGAAAAACTGCGCCAGATCGCCGAAGCTACGCTCCACGTAAACCAAGCTGAAATTCACGCCCACGCGGACGATGAAAACATGTATGCCGCCATCGATAGTTTGGTGGATAAATTGGTTCGACAATTGAATAAGCATAAAGAAAAGCTAAGTAGTCATTAA